The nucleotide sequence GGCGCGCACGGCGATCGCCAGCACGATGAACGCGGCGAGCAGCACGACGCAGTACAGCGCCACTCCCCCGTAGCCGCCGACACGCGCCGGGTTGAAGAACGGGTAGCAGTAGAAGTCGACGATCGCGCCGCGCACCACCGAGTACACCGTGTACGCGACGGGCACGATCACCCAGAGCCAGGCCGTCCGCCACCGCACCCGGGTCGCGGGCGGCAGCAGAAGCCAGTCGATCACGACGACGAGCGGCATCACCATGTGGTGCACGACGTTGACCCACGGCTTCAGCCCGCCGAGGTCGGCGTTCGCCAGCAGGGTGTTGAACACGATGCCGACGAAGGCGAGGTAGACGACCGACGCCCCGCGGATCGCCTCCCAGCGCGGGCCGAGAGGGCGAGATCGCAGGATCGCGACAGCCCCGACCACGAACACGACACTCCCGAACAGATTGCTGAGCGTGGTGAAGTAGCTGAAGAAGTCCACCAGGCCGAAGTGGGTCTGCACGGCGATGACGAGCTGGGTGATGACGCCGGCGACGGAGGCCGCGGCAGCGGCGAGGCGCAGGACGACGGCCAGGGTGTGCCTCATGGGCTCACTCTAGTGATGCACTGCGATCGGCGGGGCGAAGACCGCCGCCGTCACCACGCTCGCGCGGAACGTCCGCACGGACACGACCGCCCAGGCGACCACGAGGCCCGCGTAGGCGACGCACGCGAGCACGGCGAACAGCCCGAGCCCGGTGTGAAGAGCCAGCCCGTTGAGTCCTGTGACGCACGTGCCCACGGGAAACGTGAACG is from Frondihabitans australicus and encodes:
- a CDS encoding Pr6Pr family membrane protein — protein: MRHTLAVVLRLAAAAASVAGVITQLVIAVQTHFGLVDFFSYFTTLSNLFGSVVFVVGAVAILRSRPLGPRWEAIRGASVVYLAFVGIVFNTLLANADLGGLKPWVNVVHHMVMPLVVVIDWLLLPPATRVRWRTAWLWVIVPVAYTVYSVVRGAIVDFYCYPFFNPARVGGYGGVALYCVVLLAAFIVLAIAVRAVGNALSGRGRSAVREADATTL